One window of the Hoplias malabaricus isolate fHopMal1 chromosome Y, fHopMal1.hap1, whole genome shotgun sequence genome contains the following:
- the LOC136679499 gene encoding very-long-chain enoyl-CoA reductase-like, which yields MECVELRNFFTIAQFIKSRCAQGLKAGAPANFKNYVFFEVEILDPKSKAQLCFLDKVEPNATIGEIKRQLHKLYPKWYPSRQALKLHPEGKALNDEDILEDLPVGTTATIFLQDLGPQLSWTMVFLVESIGPLFIYLLFFYRVPYIYSPEFSYSRSPHAIVRLACVCHSLHYIKRLMETIFVHRFSRGTLALQNIALNCVYYWGFAAWLAYYINHPLYTTPTYGKLQIYFALLLFLICECGNLSINLTLNHLRCNGSRPRQIPYPNKNPFTWLFFFVSCPNYTYEVGAWLSFTVMTQCVPVALFTFIGFVQMSIWAHGKHKSYLKEFKDYPELRSAIVPLLL from the exons TCACTATCGCTCAGTTTATTAAATCCAGATGTGCCCAGGGGTTGAAGGCCGGAGCACCCGCTAACTTTaagaattatgttttttttgagGTGGAAATCCTTGACCCCAAGAGCAAGGCCCAGCTCTGCTTCCTGGACAAG GTGGAGCCCAACGCTACAATCGGAGAAATCAAGAGACAGCTGCACAAACTGT ATCCTAAGTGGTACCCATCAAGACAGGCTCTAAAATTGCACCCAG AAGGAAAGGCTCTGAACGATGAAGACATTCTGGAGGATTTACCGGTCGGAACCACAGCCACCATCTTCCTGCAGGACCTTGGCCCCCAGCTCAGCTGGACCATG GTGTTCTTAGTGGAGAGTATCGGTCCTCTCTTTATTTACTTGCTGTTCTTTTACCGAGTGCCGTACATTTACAGCCCAGAGTTCAGCTACAGCAGGAGCCCCCATGCCATCGTCAG attggCCTGTGTTTGTCACTCTCTTCATTATATAAAGCGGTTGATGGAGACGATCTTTGTCCATCGTTTCTCTCGGGGAACTCTGGCTCTGCAAAACATCGCCCTG AATTGTGTGTATTACTGGGGCTTTGCTGCGTGGTTAGCATACTACATCAACCATCCCCTCTATACCACCCCCA CTTATGGGAAACTCCAGATCTACTTTGCGCTGCTCTTATTTCTG ATCTGTGAGTGTGGAAACCTCTCCATTAACCTCACTCTGAACCACCTCCGCTGTAACG GGTCCAGGCCGAGGCAGATCCCGTACCCGAATAAAAACCCCTTCACCTGGCTCTTCTTCTTTGTCTCCTGCCCAAACTACACCTACGAG GTGGGCGCCTGGCTGAGCTTCACGGTGATGACGCAGTGTGTTCCAG TGGCGCTGTTCACCTTCATAGGCTTCGTGCAGATGAGCATCTGGGCCCATGGGAAACACAAATCCTACCTGAAGGAGTTTAAGGATTATCCTGAACTCAGAAGTGCCATCGTTCCCCTGTTGCTCTAA